One Besnoitia besnoiti strain Bb-Ger1 chromosome VIII, whole genome shotgun sequence DNA segment encodes these proteins:
- a CDS encoding hypothetical protein (encoded by transcript BESB_081750), which yields MQHAPADEGPASRAPSASASRSAPFSLSPGDRRLLLISPATVISQRTPSHLSRAEIVGFFSRFGALCGPGDGLAFPNDRRDRRLLIRFLHLQDAVRCLRALQDAPGGAGDASERGDASERRSDGLLDSRRRSDGLLASLRGAGGGQRDPGARGGEGGDTWGHPLQLSREDKIKLSALRGNARAVQLLHGEGTLQRLRELQGEAGGGKTGEPAATGGGAQAGCQCPGEGGSRQSRGDIEARPSRAAGGVSGDSATPSALWAEEANAAGGGRGEAGASAKRAQLFGGGRKKGDLGVEGTASASDALNPRGTGENEKGTEGEHHARRRTALSEQREAQSRSTPPVDSRQTRDDLTDLLTGAAIAERLKQAEGARADASFPFGFQDRAASYARDGAELGRDALLMRRDDEGDGEPEAEDEEMKIARRNAELAYIRPRAEATHSLMISSLAGFVFSAENPYDNFLIPVLPRPAPPVTPQPTVAPSFSPM from the exons ATGCAgcacgcgcccgccgacgaggggcccgcgtcgcgggcgccgtctgcgtcggccTCGCGATCTGCACctttctcgctgtctcctggggacaggcgtctgctgctgatTTCTCCAGCGACGGTGATCTCGCAGCGGACCCCCAGTCAtctgtcgcgcgcggagattgtcggctttttctcgcgcttcggGGCTCTCTGTGGGCCTGGCGACGGGCTGGCCTTCCCGAACGACCGGCGAGACAGGCGTCTGCTGATTCGCTTCCTCCACCTGCAGGACGCGGTGCGCTGTCTGAGGGCTCTACAGGACGCGCCGGGGGgagcgggcgacgcgagcgagcggggcgacgcgagcgagcggaggagcgacggcctcctcgactcgcggcggaggagcgacggcctcctcgcctcgctccgaggggcgggaggcggccagcgagaccccggcgcgcgcggaggcgagggcggcgacacCTGGGGGCAtccgctgcagctgagcCGCGAAGACAAAATCAAACtttctgcgctgcgcgggaacgcccgcgccgtccaGCTCCTCCACGGCGAAGgcactctgcagcgcctgcgcgaactccagggagaggcggggggcggcaAGACGggcgagccggcggcgaccggcggcggcgcgcaggccggaTGCCAGTGcccaggcgaaggcggaagcCGACAGAGTCGAGGAGATATTGAGGCGcgcccgagccgcgcggccggcggcgtctcgggGGATTCGGCGACTCCCAGTGCGCTCTGGGCTGAGGAAGCGaacgccgctggcggcggccggggCGAAGCGGGAGCgtcagcgaagagagcgcaacttttcggcggcggcaggaaaAAGGGTGACTTGGGCGTGGAGGGCACAGCAAGTGCGAGTGATGCGTTAAACCCTCGCGGAACTGGCGAGAACGAGAAGGGAACGGAGGGCGAGCaccacgcgcggcggaggacggcgctgtctgagcagagagaggcacagTCGCGAAGCACCCCGCCGGTCGACAGCAGACAAACCCGAGACGACCTCACGGACCTGCTCACAGGGGCGGCGATCGCCGAGAGGCTGAAGcaagcggagggcgcgcgagccgatGCGAGCTTCCCTTTCGGCTTCCAAGACAGAGCCGCCTCATACGCCCGAGACGGCGCCGAGCTCGGAAGGGACGCCCTGCTGATGAGGCGAGACGatgaaggcgacggagagccggaagcggaagacgaagaaatgAAGATCGCCCGACGCAACGCAGAACTCGCCTACATTCG CCCGCGAGCAGAGGCGACACACAGCCTGATGATATCTTCGCTGGCGGGCTTTGTGTTCAGTGCAGAGAATCCATACGACAACTTCCTCATTCCGGTGCTCCCACGTCCGGCTCCGCCTGTCACTCCGCAGCCGACTGTtgcgccttctttctctcccaTGTAG
- a CDS encoding hypothetical protein (encoded by transcript BESB_081740): MKRKPKHQYKYSSIDTFDAIQQTEGTLTAGRTLHANWLSLPGGVYLHRLKYSVRGSGRQPGTRSFKSESLDFADSLEQRAEAAGAA, encoded by the exons ATGAAGCGAAAGCCGAAGCATCAATACAAG TACAGCTCCATCGACACGTTTGACGCGATTCAGCAGACCGAGGGAACCTTGACGGCAGGGCGCACGCTGCACGCGAACTGGCTGTCGCTACCCGGGGGAGTGTATCTGCACCGGCTCAAGTATTCGGTCCGAGGCAGTGGGCGTCAGCCGGGAACGCGCAGTTTCAAGAGTGAGAGTCTCGACTTTGCAGATTCCCTCGAACAGcgggcagaggccgcgggcgcggcgtaG